One part of the Bacteroidota bacterium genome encodes these proteins:
- a CDS encoding glycosyltransferase family 4 protein, translating to MKILHVSTPMSWRGGEQQAAFLMMALKSAGIEVAVVCPAGSVLAGKMENARIPVFTYSKRGVLDLLLAKKIASMCSENNFDIIHTHDSHAHSAAVLSATIFGNAKPIVVSRRVDFPVSNHLFSSWKYNHASVKKIISVSEMIQKITAPAIKDKSKLCVIHSGIAVNAYDFIPEENLLRKELSIKPEEKIIGNFSALADHKDYPTFLEVARLLLEAGHPFHFVIAGDGAEEHRIKSFISKHQLQSRIHLLGFRKDIPALMKSLDLFLITSRTEGLGTIVLEAFAAGVPVVATAAGGIPELVEDQKTGLLAGIGHLDALKNAVLRIFADPEQRNTLVNNARQKVNTFSFQATAEKTRKVYEEVLRS from the coding sequence ATGAAAATTCTGCATGTGTCAACACCCATGTCGTGGCGAGGTGGAGAACAGCAGGCAGCCTTTCTGATGATGGCATTGAAGTCCGCCGGCATTGAAGTCGCTGTGGTTTGTCCTGCCGGTTCTGTTTTAGCAGGAAAGATGGAGAATGCCCGCATTCCGGTATTTACCTATTCCAAACGTGGGGTACTGGATCTCCTACTGGCAAAAAAAATAGCTTCCATGTGCAGCGAAAATAATTTCGACATCATTCATACACACGATTCCCACGCGCATAGTGCAGCGGTTCTGTCTGCAACCATTTTCGGTAATGCGAAACCGATAGTTGTCAGCAGAAGGGTTGATTTTCCGGTTTCGAATCACCTGTTCTCCTCCTGGAAATACAATCATGCCTCGGTAAAAAAGATTATTTCCGTTTCAGAGATGATTCAAAAAATTACCGCACCTGCCATAAAAGATAAATCAAAGCTCTGCGTGATACATTCCGGCATAGCGGTAAACGCTTATGATTTTATTCCGGAAGAAAACCTTTTGCGGAAAGAACTTTCCATAAAGCCGGAAGAAAAAATCATTGGCAATTTTAGCGCTTTGGCCGATCATAAAGACTACCCTACTTTCCTGGAAGTAGCCCGGTTGCTCCTGGAAGCCGGACATCCCTTTCATTTCGTTATTGCCGGAGATGGAGCTGAGGAACATAGGATAAAATCCTTTATCAGCAAGCATCAGTTGCAAAGTAGAATTCACCTGTTGGGTTTCAGAAAAGATATTCCGGCGCTGATGAAATCGCTCGATCTCTTCCTGATCACCTCACGAACCGAGGGCTTGGGAACCATTGTACTGGAAGCTTTTGCTGCCGGCGTGCCTGTAGTAGCAACTGCCGCCGGTGGAATTCCGGAACTGGTGGAAGATCAAAAAACCGGATTACTGGCGGGTATTGGTCATTTAGATGCACTGAAGAACGCTGTACTTCGTATTTTTGCAGATCCTGAACAGCGAAACACTCTGGTGAACAATGCCCGTCAAAAAGTGAATACTTTTTCATTTCAGGCGACGGCAGAGAAAACGCGAAAGGTCTATGAAGAAGTATTGAGATCCTGA
- a CDS encoding glycosyltransferase family 2 protein, whose product MLSVIIITFNEEQNIRRCIQSVQGLGDEILVVDSGSTDATVAIAKEMGALVIQQDFLGYIEQKKFATASAKNDWILCLDADEALSPELKISLSAIISDPKARGYTMNRLTNYCGTWVRYGGWYPDTKLRFYHRGYGTWTGVNPHDRFLLNDKLPAIHINGDILHYSYNSISDHLKQIDRFSSIGATALFQKGQRSGILKMIYKPIARFIRNYILRRGFMDGMTGFVIGVNSAHAVFLKYLRLYYLQKGKSI is encoded by the coding sequence ATGCTCTCCGTCATCATCATCACTTTTAATGAAGAACAAAACATTCGTCGCTGTATTCAAAGCGTACAGGGACTTGGTGATGAAATTCTGGTTGTGGATTCCGGCTCTACGGATGCCACAGTAGCCATTGCGAAGGAGATGGGCGCTCTTGTTATTCAGCAGGATTTTTTAGGATACATTGAACAGAAGAAATTCGCCACTGCTTCTGCTAAAAACGATTGGATACTTTGCCTCGATGCCGATGAAGCATTGAGTCCGGAGTTGAAAATCTCCCTCTCTGCTATTATCAGCGACCCGAAAGCCAGGGGATATACCATGAATCGTCTCACGAATTACTGTGGTACATGGGTACGCTATGGTGGATGGTACCCCGATACCAAATTACGTTTTTACCATAGAGGATATGGCACCTGGACAGGAGTAAATCCACACGACCGCTTTCTGTTAAACGACAAACTTCCTGCTATACATATCAACGGCGACATCCTGCATTATTCTTACAATAGCATTTCCGACCATTTGAAGCAGATTGATCGTTTCAGCAGTATAGGTGCTACGGCACTCTTTCAAAAAGGACAACGTTCCGGCATCCTGAAAATGATTTATAAACCCATTGCCCGGTTTATCCGCAACTATATTTTGCGCAGAGGATTTATGGATGGCATGACCGGATTTGTTATTGGAGTCAATAGTGCACATGCCGTCTTCCTGAAATATCTCCGCCTTTATTATCTTCAAAAAGGGAAATCGATATGA
- a CDS encoding PKD domain-containing protein, producing MKTKNLLLLIALMVSGFWQNASAQCTASFTMTQQTATTVAFTNTSTGTFANVSWYFGDGSTSTAANPTHTYAPGIYGVCLTIWDSLNGCQSYMCDTLVIANTSGCQAYFSPNNLSNNMIYFDNLSVGANATFFWNFDDGNTSTLANPIHTFQQPGSYTVCLTITTGTGCTDTYCGGVFIQNGSPCVADYNFTFQSGSTVAFTNSSSGNYANMFWDFGDGTFSSSSNPTHTFGPGIWMTCLTISDSLNGCQSTYCDSITINSSGTWVAGFVPNIQGNNVQFINTSTGLTPQVFWDFGDGTTSTLTSPSHQFSQPGIYTVCLTVSDTSGNCNDTYCTQIVIQGTGNCNAGFTAIDSSGMTWFQPTSYNPNYYYFWNFGDGNSSTQPYPIHQYNTIGTFLVCLTVIDSANNCFDTYCDSVSNLPPTGCQAGFSYQQSNGTGYFYGYNLGSGSIQSYSWDFGDGTSGTGEFPSHVYASPGTYTVCLTIVTYNNCIDTVCNIVTITGSANCNASFTYQSFNGTGTFIGSATGGNVTSWAWYFSDGTTATGQNPVHTFPSSGYWTACLFITTANGCTDSTCQQVYIAGPISACQPYFTSNLGANNTVYFTDQSVGNPTNYYWNFGDGSANSTQMNPVHQYAQNGTYLVCLTITDSAFGCTATYCDSVTIGNIIGNCNAQFQYFDSLNTFYFFSNGSPNYNYYWTFGDGMISYAANPSHIYSNPGGYAVCLTIYDSLNNCSDTWCDSIFIGSGAGCQAYFSYSVDTTTFATAFTNLSQGNYTNVTWSFGDGTSSNSFNPNHTYTSSGTYIVCLTVFNNNGCQSSYCDSIVIGSGVNCIPQFYAVPDSVFGNGNVTFYVFNSCNGWQYIWDFGDSTNGSGVGPFIHQYNATGWYYVCVTAFDSFGNTITWCDSVYAFRLGGTTGLSDPGNAIPTTIFPNPSSGPITVRFNLQAATSLNIDILSIQGHLIHHIEQDYPSGLSEIRLDPSMWDAGMYILRLRTAEQQTNSRFIIQH from the coding sequence ATGAAAACTAAAAATTTACTCCTGCTGATTGCCCTGATGGTATCCGGCTTTTGGCAAAATGCTTCGGCACAATGCACTGCTTCATTTACAATGACGCAGCAAACCGCCACAACGGTTGCTTTCACGAATACAAGTACAGGAACCTTTGCAAATGTAAGCTGGTACTTTGGGGATGGAAGCACCTCCACTGCTGCTAATCCAACACATACTTATGCACCCGGAATTTACGGTGTATGTTTAACGATCTGGGATAGCCTTAACGGATGTCAGTCCTATATGTGTGACACATTGGTCATCGCCAATACCAGCGGTTGCCAGGCTTATTTTTCACCAAATAATTTAAGTAACAATATGATCTATTTCGACAATTTGTCGGTAGGTGCGAATGCTACTTTTTTCTGGAATTTTGATGACGGGAACACCTCTACTCTTGCAAATCCCATTCACACCTTTCAGCAACCCGGCTCCTATACAGTTTGTTTAACAATTACTACAGGGACCGGTTGTACTGACACGTATTGCGGAGGAGTTTTTATACAGAACGGATCTCCTTGTGTTGCAGATTATAACTTTACCTTTCAATCAGGATCTACCGTAGCATTTACCAATTCAAGTAGCGGAAATTACGCGAATATGTTCTGGGATTTCGGAGATGGCACCTTTTCTTCGTCTTCAAATCCGACACATACATTTGGTCCGGGAATTTGGATGACCTGTTTAACAATTTCTGATAGTCTGAATGGTTGCCAGTCGACCTATTGCGATTCGATCACCATAAACAGTTCGGGCACTTGGGTGGCCGGTTTCGTTCCCAATATTCAGGGAAATAATGTGCAATTCATCAATACTTCAACTGGTCTTACCCCACAAGTATTCTGGGACTTTGGCGATGGAACTACTTCTACGCTTACCAGTCCATCACATCAGTTTTCACAACCCGGAATTTATACGGTTTGCTTAACAGTGAGTGATACTTCAGGTAACTGCAATGACACGTACTGTACCCAAATTGTTATTCAGGGAACAGGTAATTGCAATGCAGGATTTACTGCGATTGACAGTTCAGGAATGACATGGTTCCAACCTACTTCCTATAATCCCAACTATTATTATTTCTGGAATTTCGGTGATGGCAATTCTTCCACACAACCTTATCCTATTCATCAATACAATACCATTGGCACCTTCCTGGTTTGTCTTACTGTAATTGATTCTGCGAATAATTGTTTCGATACATATTGTGATTCGGTTTCAAATCTTCCTCCTACAGGTTGTCAGGCAGGATTTTCTTACCAGCAAAGCAATGGAACCGGATATTTCTACGGTTATAACCTTGGTTCAGGAAGCATACAATCCTATTCCTGGGATTTTGGTGATGGAACCAGCGGTACCGGAGAGTTTCCTTCACATGTATATGCTTCTCCCGGCACCTATACGGTTTGTCTTACCATCGTGACTTATAACAACTGCATTGATACAGTTTGTAATATCGTTACTATCACAGGAAGCGCAAATTGCAATGCCAGCTTTACCTATCAGTCATTCAATGGTACCGGTACCTTCATAGGTTCTGCAACCGGCGGAAATGTAACCTCATGGGCCTGGTATTTCAGTGATGGCACAACAGCTACAGGGCAAAATCCGGTTCATACCTTCCCGAGCTCCGGTTACTGGACCGCTTGCTTATTTATTACCACCGCAAACGGTTGTACAGATTCTACATGTCAGCAAGTTTATATTGCAGGACCCATCAGTGCCTGTCAACCTTACTTTACTTCTAATTTAGGAGCTAACAATACCGTGTATTTCACCGATCAATCTGTAGGTAATCCAACAAATTATTACTGGAATTTTGGTGATGGTTCAGCGAATTCTACGCAGATGAATCCGGTTCATCAATATGCACAAAACGGTACTTATCTCGTCTGTCTTACCATTACTGATTCAGCTTTCGGCTGCACGGCTACTTACTGCGATTCTGTAACCATTGGAAATATAATTGGTAACTGCAATGCGCAATTCCAGTATTTCGATAGCCTGAACACCTTCTATTTCTTTTCGAATGGTAGTCCTAACTATAATTACTACTGGACATTCGGAGATGGAATGATCAGCTATGCAGCGAACCCATCTCATATATACAGTAACCCGGGAGGCTATGCGGTATGTTTAACTATCTATGACAGTCTGAATAACTGCTCCGATACCTGGTGCGATTCCATCTTTATCGGAAGTGGGGCAGGATGTCAGGCGTACTTCTCTTATTCAGTGGATACAACCACTTTTGCTACTGCTTTCACGAATCTTTCGCAGGGAAATTACACCAATGTTACGTGGTCATTCGGTGATGGAACTTCTTCCAACTCCTTTAACCCGAATCATACTTATACCTCTTCGGGCACGTATATCGTTTGCCTCACCGTCTTTAATAACAACGGTTGTCAGTCTTCCTATTGTGATTCCATAGTGATTGGATCGGGGGTTAACTGCATTCCGCAATTCTATGCCGTTCCTGATTCTGTCTTTGGCAATGGCAATGTCACTTTCTATGTATTTAATTCCTGCAACGGATGGCAATATATATGGGACTTTGGTGACAGCACTAACGGTAGCGGCGTTGGGCCCTTTATCCACCAATACAATGCTACCGGCTGGTATTATGTATGTGTTACGGCCTTTGATAGTTTCGGAAATACCATTACCTGGTGCGATAGTGTGTACGCCTTCCGTTTGGGTGGCACAACCGGATTGTCCGATCCCGGCAATGCGATTCCCACTACCATCTTCCCGAATCCTTCCAGCGGTCCGATCACAGTACGCTTCAACTTACAAGCCGCCACATCTCTTAACATTGACATTCTGAGTATACAGGGTCATTTGATCCACCACATAGAACAGGACTATCCCTCAGGCCTATCCGAAATACGCCTTGACCCGTCTATGTGGGATGCCGGAATGTATATACTCCGCCTACGAACTGCTGAACAACAAACCAATTCTCGTTTTATCATTCAGCATTAA
- a CDS encoding T9SS type A sorting domain-containing protein, with protein sequence MKRLLNLICLGLILLSGQVMAQLPHLRVSALNNWPDTVYNNQNVAVSAVVENIGTAAYQGPLQIILQTDSGTFSYLYFNQSTSVLILPGDTIVFSPPNGYIFDSTVFRPGNNVVVVWPHSAQAIQVDTFLVDTYFIQSLFQGINDPKPIPGLKLFPNPAHNEAVITSPEIGLEGVRILNSLGKEVWSLRGENMYSIALPVDQLPVGLYMIEIIGNEGRRSGYRLLRQ encoded by the coding sequence ATGAAACGTCTGCTGAATCTCATTTGCTTAGGGCTGATCCTACTGTCAGGACAGGTTATGGCACAGCTTCCTCATTTGAGGGTGAGTGCACTTAACAACTGGCCGGATACAGTATATAACAATCAAAATGTGGCGGTCAGTGCCGTCGTGGAGAATATAGGCACCGCGGCATATCAGGGTCCGTTGCAAATCATCCTGCAAACAGATAGCGGGACGTTCTCCTATTTATATTTCAACCAAAGTACATCCGTTTTAATCTTACCGGGTGATACCATTGTCTTCTCCCCGCCTAACGGTTATATTTTCGACAGCACGGTTTTTCGTCCCGGAAATAATGTGGTGGTGGTTTGGCCGCATAGTGCACAAGCCATTCAGGTGGACACCTTCCTTGTGGATACCTATTTCATACAGAGCTTGTTCCAAGGAATTAATGACCCCAAGCCCATCCCCGGATTGAAATTATTCCCTAACCCTGCGCATAATGAAGCGGTAATTACCAGTCCTGAAATTGGGCTTGAGGGCGTAAGAATTTTAAATAGCTTAGGCAAGGAAGTATGGTCCTTAAGAGGAGAAAATATGTACAGTATAGCACTTCCTGTAGACCAATTACCTGTAGGGTTATATATGATAGAAATTATCGGCAACGAAGGCCGGCGTTCCGGATATAGATTGTTGAGGCAGTAG
- a CDS encoding radical SAM protein, with translation MKALQMSVNEQQESTMVIEKSELQQSVSDVIADKVSTEPFRIPSGQHHVHGWNLFLLKRKFRLQFAKMVLQRYGFSRKAVAVIRNLKKKNIQIHGPTAFRKWVHASGKNYFYLYAAGYPSASLQRMMQQEMDRLDQPDTLQLRFAFLAITKKCALRCEHCFEWDNINQKEVLSYADLRNIVLKLIDAGITQLHLSGGEPLLRVKEIVQLAKEFSSVLDIWVLTSGFNGTAENIALLKESGVCGFAVSIDHYLPEEHDRFRKHSGSFEQATQTIHFARALDMPVALSVCTTRAFCTEEHLHNYLELARQLDVSFVQILEPKAVGNYSGKDVLLQEHHIRQLESFYLKYNRDVQYKNYPIIVYHGYYQRRSGCFTSGNRALYIDTNGEAMSCPFCHCSSGNLLREDAKTIISRMRMKGCSSFGTSTI, from the coding sequence ATGAAAGCATTGCAAATGTCCGTTAACGAGCAACAAGAGTCGACCATGGTCATTGAAAAAAGCGAGCTGCAACAATCCGTTTCAGATGTTATAGCTGATAAAGTATCCACTGAGCCGTTCCGGATTCCATCAGGTCAACACCATGTACATGGCTGGAACCTTTTTCTGTTGAAAAGAAAATTCCGCCTTCAATTCGCAAAGATGGTACTGCAACGGTATGGTTTCAGCAGAAAGGCAGTTGCAGTCATACGCAACCTAAAAAAGAAGAACATACAAATACACGGACCAACGGCATTTAGAAAATGGGTCCATGCTTCAGGGAAAAACTATTTCTACCTGTATGCTGCCGGCTATCCATCAGCGTCTCTTCAACGCATGATGCAACAGGAGATGGACCGACTGGATCAACCGGACACACTGCAGTTGCGGTTTGCGTTTTTGGCGATCACAAAAAAATGTGCGCTACGCTGTGAGCATTGTTTTGAATGGGATAATATTAACCAGAAGGAAGTATTGTCGTATGCGGATTTAAGAAATATTGTTTTGAAGTTAATCGATGCGGGAATAACGCAACTGCATCTGAGTGGAGGAGAGCCCTTACTCCGGGTAAAAGAGATCGTTCAACTGGCAAAGGAGTTTTCCTCTGTCCTTGATATCTGGGTCTTGACTTCCGGTTTTAATGGTACGGCTGAGAACATAGCACTTCTAAAAGAGTCCGGAGTGTGCGGTTTTGCTGTAAGTATTGATCATTATTTACCGGAAGAACATGATCGTTTCAGGAAACATTCAGGTTCTTTCGAACAAGCAACACAAACCATACATTTTGCCCGCGCACTGGACATGCCGGTAGCTCTTTCGGTTTGTACAACGAGAGCATTCTGTACAGAGGAGCATCTGCATAACTATCTCGAATTAGCAAGACAGCTAGATGTTTCCTTTGTTCAAATCCTGGAGCCCAAAGCTGTAGGAAATTATTCCGGAAAAGATGTGCTACTTCAAGAGCATCATATTCGCCAACTTGAATCTTTTTACCTGAAGTACAACAGAGACGTACAGTATAAGAACTATCCCATCATCGTTTACCACGGCTATTATCAACGCAGAAGCGGATGCTTTACATCTGGCAACCGGGCATTATATATTGATACCAATGGCGAAGCAATGAGTTGCCCTTTCTGTCACTGTTCTTCCGGCAATTTGTTAAGAGAAGATGCCAAGACGATCATCTCCAGGATGCGAATGAAAGGATGTTCTTCCTTTGGTACAAGTACTATTTGA